The DNA segment GGCCGTCAAGTGCGACATCACCGACACCGAGCAGGTGGAGCAGGCCTACAAGGAGATCGAGGCCGAGCACGGCCCGGTCGAGGTCCTGATCGCCAACGCCGGCATCACCAAGGACCAGCTCCTGATGCGCATGTCCGAGGAGGACTTCACCTCGGTCGTCGACACCAACCTCACCGGCACCTTCCGCGTGGTCAAGCGGGCCAATCGCGGCATGCTGCGCGCCAAGAAGGGCCGCGTGGTGCTCATCTCGTCGGTCGTCGGGCTGTACGGCGGGCCCGGTCAGGCCAACTACGCCGCCTCCAAGGCCGGCCTGGTCGGCTTCGCGCGCTCCCTCGCCCGTGAGCTGGGCTCGCGCAACATCACCTTCAACGTCGTCGCACCCGGTTTCGTCGACACCGACATGACCAAGGTGCTCACCGACGAGCAGCGCGCGAACATCGTGACGCAGGTCCCGCTCGGCCGGTACGCGCAGCCGGACGAGATCGCCGCTGCGGTGCGGTTCCTCGCGTCGGACGACGCCTCGTACATCACTGGAGCCGTCATTCCCGTTGACGGCGGACTGGGAATGGGTCACTGATCACCATGGCTGGAATCCTTGAGGGCAAGAAGATCCTCATCACCGGTGTGCTGATGGAGTCCTCCATCGCCTTCCACACCGCGAAGCTGGCCCAGGAGCAGGGCGCGGAGATCATCCTCACCGCCTGGCCGCGTCCGACGCTCACGGAGCGCATCGCCAGGAAGCTCCCCCAGCCGGAGAAGGTCAAGGTCCTGGAGCTCGACGTCTCCAACGACGAGCACCTCGCCCGCCTGGAGAGCCAGGTGCGTGAGCACCTGGGCGACAAGCTCGACGGCATCGTGCACTCCATCGGCTTCGCGCCCCAGGACGCGCTCGGCGGCAACTTCCTGAACACGCCTTTCGAGTCCGTGGCCACCGCCATGCACGTCTCCGCCTTCTCCCTGAAGTCGCTGACCATGTCGCTGCTGCCGCTGATGACCGAGGGCGGATCGGTCGTCGGCCTCACCTTCGACGCGCAGTTCGCCTGGCCGCAGTACGACTGGATGGGCCCGGCCAAGGCCGCCCTGGAGGCCACGAACCGCTACATGGCGCGTGACCTCGGCAAGCACGCCATCCGCTGCAACCTGATCTCGGCCGGTCCGATCGGCTCCATGGCCGCGAAGTCCATCCCCGGCTTCGCCGAGCTGGCGTCCGTGTGGGACAGCCGCTCTCCGCTGGAGTGGAAGCTGGAGGACCCGGAGCCGGCCGGCAAGGGTGTCGTCGCGCTGCTGAGCGACTGGTTCCCGAAGACCACCGGCGAGATCGTCCACGTGGACGGCGGCCTGCACGCCATCGGCGCCTGATCTCCCGTACGCCGTCGACGCCCCGTTCTCCCGCCGCGCGCGGGGGAGCGGGGCGTCACCCGTTCGGCCCATCCGGCGAGGCGGGGGAGGCCTGCGACAGCGCAGTCTGGAGTACGCGTTCATCACGCGAGCCCCTCCCCCGTACGGCCGAGGAGGTCCCGTTGTGCGCTTGTCCCGCCGCCTGGCCTCGACGACCGTTGCCGTCGCTCTCGTACTGCCGCTTTCGTACGAGGCGATGGCCCACGCGCACGCACGCGTGCACGCCGCGAAAGCGGAAGCAGAGCCCTGGGAGCCGTTCGGCGCCGCGTGCCGGGTCAGCGTCACCGGCTCCCACGTGACCGCGTACTGCCACAACCCCTATCCGGAGACCGACCGCGTGAGCCTGCACGTGGAGTGCGTCCGCTGGTGGGACATCGACAGCGACGGTTCCCCGGTGGACGCCGGGCCCGCGCAGACCGTGCGGCTGACCGGACGCTGCTGGAAAGAGGTCGGCTCGGCGTGGGTCAGCCACCGGCAGGAGCGCTGAAGCGCCCCGGACGGCAGTGGAACGGATAGCCCGCCGCCTCCGTCGCGGCCGCGGCCGCGTCGCCCGCGTGGATCGCGTCGACCAGCCGCGCGTGGTCCAGGTACGACTCCGGCGTCAGCTCCGCGCCGACGTCGTCGCGCAGCCAGTCCCGCAGGACCTCGCCCAGGTCCGCGTACATCGCGATCATCACGTCGTTGTGGGAGGCCGCGACCACCGCCAGGTGGAAGGTCGCGTCGGCCGTCACGAACGCCTCCGTGTCGCCCGACTCCCAGGCCTCCTCGCGCCGCGCCAGCAGCGCGTCCAGCTGTTTGAGGTCCTTCTCGGTGCGCCGCTCGGCGGCCAGCTGCGCGGCGCCCGACTCCAGCGTGGAGCGCAGCTCGGCGATGTGCCGGGGGTCGGCGTCGGCGAAGCGGCGGTGCATCACGCCGGCCAGCTCGCTGGTGGCCGCCACGTAGGTGCCGGAGCCCTGGCGGATGTCCAGCAGGCCGTTGTGGGCGAGGGCGCGGACCGCCTCACGGACCGTGTTGCGGGCCACACCGAGCTGTTCGACCAGCTCGGGCTCGGTCGGGATGCGGGCGCCGACCGGCCATTCGCCCGAGGTGATCTGGTTCCGCAGCGCGGCGATGACCTGCTCGGACAGCGCCGAACGACGGGGGTTGCTCAGGGGCATGGCACACCTTCGCACGGTAGGGCCGGGGCCGGGCGGCCCAGGGGTGGACAACCAATCATCCCATGATTCTATGATGGGGCGCATGGCACGTGAGGAAAACCGGACGGCGACGTCCACGCGAATACGCACCCAGCAGGCACCCGCCACGACGGAGACCGCCGCGGCGGAGTCCGCCACGCGCGCGTGGACGGTGCGCCTGATCGTGCTCGGCATCGTCCTGACCGCGCTGAACCTGCGCCCCGCCATCACCAGCCTCGGAGCCCTCCTCGAAGAGGTCCGCGACGGGCTCGGCATGAGCGGCAGCGTGGCCGGACTGCTCACCTCGGTGCCCCCGCTCTGCTTCGCCGTCTTCGGCGTCATGGCGCCCCGGCTCGCCCGCCGCTTCGGCCCCGGCGCGGTGGTGTGCGCGGGCATGGTCGCCATCACCGCCGGACTGCTCCTGCGGCCGTACGTGGGCAGCACGGGCGGCTTCCTGGCCGCCAGCGCCCTCGCCCTCATGGGCATCGCCGTGAGCAACGTCCTGATGCCGGTCATCGTCAAGCGCTGGTTCCCGGACCGGGTCGGCTCGATGACCGGCCTGTACTCGATGGCCCTCGCCCTCGGCACCGCGTCCGCCGCGGCGGTGACGGTACCCATGACCGAGGCGCTGGGCGGAAGTTGGCAGACCGGGCTCGCGGTGTGGGCGGTGCTTCCGGCCGTGGCCGTACTGCCGTGGATTCCCTTCGTACGGGACCGGGGCGGCGTCCGCCGCGCCGGAGAAGCACGCGCGCGTGGCCGCACCCCAGCTGCGGATCACCCGGAGCCGCACCGCCTGGGCCCTCGCGGTCTACTTCGGGCTCCAGGCCACCGGCGCCTACATCACCATGGGCTGGATGGCGCAGATCTTCCGGGACGCCGGTGTGCACGCAGGCACGGCGGGGCTGCTGCTCGCCCTCACGATGGTGATGGGCGTGCCGCTCGCCTTCGTCATCCCGCGCCTCGCCACCAGGCTGCCCCACCAGGGGCCGATCGTGCTCGCGCTGGGCGCCTGCGGCCTCGTCGGCTACGCCGGCCTGTACCTCGCGCCGGTCGCCGGCGCCTGGGTCTGGGCGCTGCTGCTCGGCGTCTCCAACTGCTCGTTCCCGCTGGCCCTCACCATGGTGGGCATGCGGGCCAGGAGCAGTGCGGGAGTCGCCCAGCTGTCGGGCTTCGCGCAGAGCACCGGCTATCTGATCTCGATCCCCGGCCCGCTCCTGGTCGGCGTGCTCTACCAGCACAGCGGTGGCTGGGGGCTCCCGATCGCTCTCATGGCCGGCCTGATGATCCCGCAGATGGCGGTGGGTGTCCTGGCGGGACGCAATCGCACGGTCGAGGACGAGGCCGCCCGCTGAGCGTCACCCCGGAGGACGCGCCGCGGCCCACGGGTGCGAGACTTGCCGTATGCCAGTGCTCGACCCGAACCCCCGGAACGGCCAGAAGAAGCTCCTGCTCGTCTTCGGCACGTTCTTCGCCATCTTCGTGGTCATCGCCGTCGTCGCGACGATCGCCTCGCCCTGACCCACGCCTCCTCGCGGACGTCCCCCGACGCACCGCGGTCCGGCGATGGTGGGGCTAGCACCACCATCCCCTAGGGGGTGAGTGTCAGGGTCAACTGGGTGGATCACCGGATGGGTTGAGAGTCGCGGAGTCCGTAACTTCGAAGTGTGACCGCGAGAGGCGGTCACGGACCACTCGAAGACTCCCGGAGGCGACATGTCGGCCCGCACGCACACCCCGCCCCACCCGGCGTCCACGGGCCGTGCCGACATCCGGCTGCCCTGGTGGGCCCTCGCCCTGCCGACGCTCGCCTTCATCACACTGCTGATGCTGATACTCGACCCGTCCGACGCGCACGCCGCGACCGCCGAGCCCGCGATCACCCAGCTCTTCGAGCGCATAATGCAGCTGATCACGCGCTGAGCACCGCCGAAGCCGCCCGTCAACTCCCTGCGCCCCATGGCCTGTTTCATGCGAAGCTGGATCTCATGAGCGTCGCAGAATCCCGCAGGATTGTCCTCTTCCGGCATGCGAAAGCCGACTGGCCACAGGTGAACGACCACGAGCGGCCGCTCGCCGACCGGGGCCGAATGGACGCGGCAGAGGCCGGCCGCAGGCTGGCCGACACCGACATCCCCTTCGACCTGGCCCTGTGCTCCACCGCGACCCGGACCCGGGAGACCTGGAAGCTCGCCGTCCATGAGTTCCCGCACCGGCCGAAAACCGTCTACGAAGAGCGGGTGTACGAGGCTTCGCCCGGCGAACTGATTGCTGTGCTCAACGAAACACCCGACGACGCGCAGAACGTCCTGCTGATCGGCCACAACCCGGGCGTGCAGGGCCTCGCCGAGATCCTCTCCGGTTCGGCCGAGACCGGTCCGCGCGACCGGATGAGCCGCCGGGGCTTCCCGACCGCCGCCTTCGCCGTGCTGTCCTTCAGCGGCAGCTGGAAGACGCTGGAGCCCGGCGTGGCCACGCTGCTCGACTACTGGGCACCCTCGGAGTGACCGACCCACGCGCAGGGGC comes from the Streptomyces sp. NBC_00443 genome and includes:
- a CDS encoding SixA phosphatase family protein encodes the protein MSVAESRRIVLFRHAKADWPQVNDHERPLADRGRMDAAEAGRRLADTDIPFDLALCSTATRTRETWKLAVHEFPHRPKTVYEERVYEASPGELIAVLNETPDDAQNVLLIGHNPGVQGLAEILSGSAETGPRDRMSRRGFPTAAFAVLSFSGSWKTLEPGVATLLDYWAPSE
- the fabI gene encoding enoyl-ACP reductase FabI; translation: MAGILEGKKILITGVLMESSIAFHTAKLAQEQGAEIILTAWPRPTLTERIARKLPQPEKVKVLELDVSNDEHLARLESQVREHLGDKLDGIVHSIGFAPQDALGGNFLNTPFESVATAMHVSAFSLKSLTMSLLPLMTEGGSVVGLTFDAQFAWPQYDWMGPAKAALEATNRYMARDLGKHAIRCNLISAGPIGSMAAKSIPGFAELASVWDSRSPLEWKLEDPEPAGKGVVALLSDWFPKTTGEIVHVDGGLHAIGA
- the fabG gene encoding 3-oxoacyl-[acyl-carrier-protein] reductase, which produces MSRSVLVTGGNRGIGLAIARAFADAGDKVAITYRSGEPPAGFLAVKCDITDTEQVEQAYKEIEAEHGPVEVLIANAGITKDQLLMRMSEEDFTSVVDTNLTGTFRVVKRANRGMLRAKKGRVVLISSVVGLYGGPGQANYAASKAGLVGFARSLARELGSRNITFNVVAPGFVDTDMTKVLTDEQRANIVTQVPLGRYAQPDEIAAAVRFLASDDASYITGAVIPVDGGLGMGH
- a CDS encoding SGM_5486 family transporter-associated protein is translated as MPVLDPNPRNGQKKLLLVFGTFFAIFVVIAVVATIASP
- a CDS encoding FadR/GntR family transcriptional regulator; translated protein: MPLSNPRRSALSEQVIAALRNQITSGEWPVGARIPTEPELVEQLGVARNTVREAVRALAHNGLLDIRQGSGTYVAATSELAGVMHRRFADADPRHIAELRSTLESGAAQLAAERRTEKDLKQLDALLARREEAWESGDTEAFVTADATFHLAVVAASHNDVMIAMYADLGEVLRDWLRDDVGAELTPESYLDHARLVDAIHAGDAAAAATEAAGYPFHCRPGRFSAPAGG